The following proteins come from a genomic window of Daphnia carinata strain CSIRO-1 chromosome 6, CSIRO_AGI_Dcar_HiC_V3, whole genome shotgun sequence:
- the LOC130690302 gene encoding glucose-6-phosphate isomerase-like — translation MVTSSRLVAAISHCLPALPVCRSRRNCARKPRKTSSQKMDGNTFLTEDAAFQNLKKYFEEKGKDLNIHQLFVQDPERFNKYSIKLSTPADGEILIDYSKNRVDEETLKLLLELAKSRKVQESRDAMFSGQKINFTENRAVLHTALRNRSNRPVLVDGVDVMPDVNAVLNHMKEFCAEVISGQWKGYTGKAITDVVNIGIGGSDLGPLMVSEALKAYAIGPNAHFVSNVDGTHVAVTLQKLNPETTLFIIASKTFTTQETITNAESAKSWFLEHSKDEATVAKHFVALSTNSVKVREFGILEKNMFGFWDWVGGRYSLWSAIGLSIALRIGFENFEKLLDGAYYMDQHFCESPLEQNVPVILAMLGVLYGNFYGAETHALLPYDQYLHRFAAYFQQGDMESNGKYVTRSGRRVEYATGPVVWGEPGTNGQHAFYQLIHQGTRLIPADFIAPAQSLHPIRDKIHHKLLMANFLAQTEALMKGKSADVAKAELQKSGMGEEELNKILPHKVFEGNRPTNSIVVHKITPFILGALIAMYEMKIFVQGIIWDINSFDQWGVELGKQLAKAIEPELEGPGEISSHDSSTNGLINFIKSNS, via the exons ATGGTAACGTCGTCGCGCTTAGTAGCAGCGATTTCTCATTGTCTGCCGGCCCTTCCCGTCTGCCGGTCACGAAGAAATTGTGCTCGAAAGCCACGTAAAACTAGTTCGCAGAAAATGGACGGCAACACTTTTCTAACGGAGGATGcagcttttcaaaatttgaaaaagtatttcGAGGAGAAAGGCAAAGATCTGAACATTCACCAACTTTTCGTGCAGGACCCAGAGAGATTCAACAAATACAG CATCAAGCTTTCAACCCCAGCTGATGGCGAAATTCTGATTGATTATTCGAAGAATCGAGTGGACGAAGAGACTTTGAAACTTTTGCTTGAATTG GCTAAATCTCGCAAGGTGCAAGAATCTCGCGATGCAATGTTCAGTGGCCAGAAAATCAACTTCACCGAAAACCGAGCTGTTTTGCATACTGCCCTGAGAAACCGAAGCAATCGGCCAGTACTCGTAGATGGCGTTGACGTAATGCCAGACGTCAATGCAGTACTTAATCACATGAAAGAATTCTGTGCTGAG GTCATTTCCGGCCAATGGAAAGGCTACACCGGTAAAGCTATCACCGATGTCGTGAATATCGGAATTGGTGGCTCTGATCTT ggCCCTTTGATGGTATCGGAAGCGTTGAAGGCTTATGCCATTGGACCCAACGCCCATTTCGTATCGAACGTCGATGGAACTCACGTTGCCGTCACCCTGCAAAAACTGAATCCCGAGACTACCTTATTTATTATTGCTTCCAAAACATTTACCACTCAAGAAACTATCACTAATGCCGAGTCGGCGAAGTCCTGGTTCCTTGAACACAGCAAAGAC GAAGCGACTGTTGCGAAGCACTTTGTCGCCCTGTCGACCAACTCAGTTAAAGTTCGTGAATTCGGCATCCTCGAGAAAAACATGTTTGGTTTCTGGGATTGGGTTGGTGGACGATATTCTCTCTGGTCTGCAATTG gcTTGTCCATCGCTCTCAGAATTGGTTTCGAGAATTTTGAAAAGCTGTTAGATGGTGCTTATTATATGGATCAACATTTCTGCGAATCTCCTCTAGAACAAAAT GTTCCCGTTATTTTAGCCATGCTTGGAGTCCTTTATGGCAATTTCTATGGTGCTGAAACACACGCTCTACTGCCCTACGATCAATACCTCCATCGATTCGCTGCCTATTTCCAGCAAGGTGACATGGAGTCCAACGGAAA GTACGTCACTCGCAGTGGACGGCGAGTTGAGTATGCCACTGGCCCAGTCGTTTGGGGAGAACCTGGAACCAATGGACAACATGCATTTTATCAGCTCATTCACCAGGGAACTCG ATTGATCCCTGCGGATTTTATTGCGCCTGCCCAGTCTCTTCATCCAATTCGTGACAAGATCCACCATAAACTTTTGATGGCCAATTTCTTAGCCCAGACAGAAGCTCTTATGAAAGGCAAATCAGCCGACGTTGCAAAAGCGGAACTTCAGAAATCCGGAATGGGAGAAG agGAATTGAACAAGATCCTCCCGCACAAAGTTTTCGAAGGCAACCGGCCGACAAACTCTATCGTGGTGCATAAAATCACACCCTTCATCCTCGGTGCCCTAATTG ccaTGTACGAAATGAAGATCTTCGTTCAAGGAATCATTTGGGATATCAACTCGTTCGATCAATGGGG TGTCGAGCTCGGCAAGCAGCTTGCCAAAGCGATTGAACCAGAGCTTGAAGGACCAG GCGAAATATCTTCACACGACTCGTCAACTAATGGTCTGATTAATTTTATCAAGAGTAATTCATAA
- the LOC130690351 gene encoding pro-resilin-like, with protein MISYMVSSSTSFVRTAMHQLFIVVLAFAIGASAQSDSRYSNVPDYPAYDDEPIMPYTFGYTIKDAETHSSFGHHETADEESVTGSYVVALPDGRTQIVSYVANENGYFADVKYEGEAIYPEHRQSSYPN; from the exons ATGATTAGCTACATGGTCAGTTCCTCTACCTCCTTTGTACGCACTGCAATGCATCAG TTGTTTATTGTCGTTCTTGCCTTCGCAATCGGAGCTTCCGCCCAATCGGATTCCCGCTATTCGAACGTACCAGATTACCCTGCTTACGACGATGAG CCTATTATGCCCTACACCTTCGGCTACACCATCAAAGATGCTGAAACCCACAGCAGCTTTGGCCATCACGAAACGGCTGATGAGGAATCTGTAACGGGATCGTACGTTGTTGCCCTGCCGGACGGACGAACACAAATCGTTTCCTACGTAGCTAATGAAAACGGATATTTTGCTGACGTCAAGTACGAAGGAGAAGCTATTTATCCCGAACATCGGCAATCAAGCTACCCCAACTAG
- the LOC130690318 gene encoding glucose-6-phosphatase 2-like, translating into MSEEEFNFSETVYGLGVDLISALQSTFPEGETFFIDVSLVFDPKYVFTIYFPLLFAFHWVVGVQVLGTIIVVEWTNQILKWLMHGERPYWWVHEMEEAHKADAHPHKIAEIHQYSSTCETGPGMPSGHSMAMSAAWYVIIHAVVEHVVDPSNMSAKLKMESKQLLWGIYIIIQGLVIFSRLYIAAHFPHQCLLGLVLGICMAKLAFGSTEWMNFGRLRWFLVSSIIMASALGTYSFLLLTGRDPAWSISEALKWCDKAENIHIDTMPFYSLMRYSGAAFGLGLGLTSRFFKATEQRMNFTKLQTFANVVVGLALGYAAEMAHVAIPKTNETLFYCLEFLLNIAFPYAVIALAPYTVMAFSGRKEKSA; encoded by the exons atgtctgaAGAAGAGTTTAATTTTTCTGAAACTGTTTACGGTCTGGGTGTAGATCTTATTAGCGCATTGCAGTCCAC gttTCCGGAAGGCGAAACTTTTTTCATCGACGTGTCGTTAGTTTTCGATCCAAAGTACGTGTTCACTATTTACTTTCCGTTGCTCTTCGCCTTTCATTGGGTAGTCGGTGTTCAAGTATTAGGAACAATTATCGTCGTCGAGTGGACCAATCAAATATTGAAATG GCTAATGCATGGAGAACGTCCTTATTGGTGGGTTCACGAAATGGAAGAAGCACATAAAGCGGATGCGCATCCTCACAAAATAGCGGAAATTCATCAGTATAGCTCGACATGTGAAACTGGTCCAGGTATGCCATCGGGACACTCGATGGCCATGTCTGCCGCCTGGTACGTAATCATCCACGCTGTTGTGGAGCACGTTGTAGACCCTTCCAACATGAG TgccaaattgaaaatggaaagTAAACAGCTCCTGTGGGGTATTTACATCATCATTCAAGGATTGGTGATTTTCTCGAGATTATACATCGCAGCTCATTTTCCCCATCAATGCCTCCTGGGTTTAGTCCTTG GCATTTGTATGGCAAAGCTAGCATTTGGCTCTACAGAATGGATGAATTTCGGTCGTTTGCGGTGGTTTTTAGTGTCGTCCATCATCATGGCCAGTGCCCTGGGGACGTATTCATTCCTCTTGTTGACTGGAAGAGATCCTGCCTGGTCAATCAGTGAGGCTTTGAAATGGTGTGATAAAGCGGAAAACATTCATATCGATACAATGCCATTTTATAGTTTGATGAGATATAGCGGAGCTGCATTCGGCCTTGGTCTCGGTTTGACTTCCCG ATTCTTTAAGGCAACGGAGCAAAGAATGAACTTCACGAAGCTTCAAACGTTTGCAAACGTTGTGGTGGGCCTTGCGTTGGGTTACGCAGCCGAAATGGCTCATGTGGCCATACCTAAAACGAATGAAACATTATTTTACTGCCTTGAATTCCTTTTGAACATAGCCTTCCCTTACGCCGTCATTGCTCTGGCACCGTACACGGTAATGGCGTTCAGTGGCCGTAAAGAGAAATCCGCTTAA
- the LOC130690308 gene encoding uncharacterized protein LOC130690308, producing the protein MGRQRKCVVQGCHRDKEIAIKTFCIPKIRKSDEAITTRRQNLWLRRLKLSSKNQSIHDMRVCEAHFLSGKPSYYLDEKNPDWAPSQNMGSINFVSKCAYERYKRRKKIETMRAETTEWLLKGKVIRQINHQPLAVSSSSTHASLHKNAFSSKVLEVVKKKITHQMPGGVKKQEKLPGICKDDQLDISWTHTPPIENFSEVCVGEIVILGETHPSSVAQSLKPTNDKEQGAPGKSVENEKNGGSPEQMVRNKRIFFISSNTTHDHDYCAKSICISDSPQSALDHRSSPIDHDYCRMLLPYGTPAAAENDSNSPHIPSQTNTSNKSSQEGTDVFEDKIVGIKSGLESHSTIDIFCEFILPDIAIDDNDSICNRCSEDVSHLQLVLEQKSTILEDRLKDLDSVKQELERAKEHINNLRAQLEENTNTLCSYFSVDGKPS; encoded by the exons ATGGGACGTCAACGCAAGTGTGTAGTTCAGGGCTGCCATAGAGACAAAGAGATTGCTATAAAAACTTTCTGTATACcaaaaattcgaaaaagcGACGAAGCAATTACTACTCGGAGGCAAAATTTATGGTTAAGGCGTCTAAAACTGTCTAGTAAGAATCAATCAATTCACGACATGAGGGTGTGTGAAGCTCACTTCCTATCAG GAAAGCCATCATATTACTTGGATGAAAAAAACCCTGACTGGGCACCGTCGCAAAATATGGGTTCTATCAATTTTGTTTCCAAGTGTGCATATGAGCGTtacaagagaagaaagaaaattgagacAATGAGAG CTGAAACAACAGAGTGGTTGCTAAAAGGGAAGGTCATCCGTCAGATTAATCACCAACCCTTAGCTGTCTCTAGTTCCAGCACACATGCTTCTTTGcataaaaatgcattttcatCAAAAGTATTAGAAGTTGTGAAAAAGAAGATTACCCATCAGATGCCT GGAGGGgttaaaaaacaagagaagttGCCAGGAATCTGCAAGGATGACCAGTTGGATATCTCTTGGACACATACGCCAccaatagaaaatttttctgAAGTCTGTGTTG GCGAAATTGTCATACTTGGGGAAACTCATCCTTCCAGTGTGGCTCAGTCATTAAAGCCAACAAATGACAAAGAACAAGGAGCACCAGGGAAAAgtgttgaaaatgaaaaaaatggtgggAGCCCAGAACAG ATGGTGAGGAATAAACGAATCTTTTTTATCTCAAGTAACACTACACATGATCACGACTATTGCGCCAAATCAATTTGTATAAGTG ATTCTCCACAAAGTGCCCTGGACCATAGAAGTTCTCCTATTGATCACGATTACTGTCGGATGCTTTTACCCTATG GCACACCCGCTGCTGCTGAAAACGATTCAAACTCGCCTCATATTCCATCTCAGACAAACACGTCCAATAAAAGTTCTCAGGAAGGGACTGATGTTTTCGAAGATAAAATAGTTGGTATAAAAAGCGGTTTAGAATCCCATTCGACGATCGACATTTTCTGTGAATTCATTCTCCCCGATATCGCGATAGAcgataatgattctatttgcAATCGCTGCTCGGAAGACGTATCCCATCTTCAGTTAGTACTCGAACAAAAATCTACCATTTTGGAGGATCGTTTGAAGGATTTGGATTCTGTGAAACAAGAGCTCGAACGGGCAAAAGAACACATAAATAACCTGAGAGCACAATTGGAAGAGAATACTAATACTTTATGCTCATACTTTTCAGTAGATGGAAAACCCTCGTGA
- the LOC130690335 gene encoding uncharacterized protein LOC130690335: MAELISPFLVISVMSYVSGASISQVASSSTFLNQEHPVESHTVPDLAIGLWSEVHSSVNMAWEKLKAATGMQDKEIANNIDQGFKMAQSAETIPAPHHVEDKPVSNQTNHLHTISPKTDESESGECEESTCWTWRVLKIVGIAVGAGFIFSLFSPVLFYFIILNIGYLIYGITFLLMAARCKAEKGSQIGEKLCTACQDIAGSSLQNLFSPFPLFLAWVGSGCLVGWLVWPFY; this comes from the exons ATGGCTGAGTTGATCAGCCCCTTCCTTGTAATATCTGTGATGTCTTACGTTAGTGGGGCGAGTATAAGCCAAGTTGCATCTTCGTCTACTTTCTTAAATCAAGAACATCCCGTGGAATCTCACACAGTTCCGGATTTAGCTATAGGTCTGTGGAGTGAGGTACATAGTAGTGTTAATATGGCATGGGAGAAATTAAAGGCAGCAACAGGGATGCAAGATAAGGAGATAGCAAACAACATAGACCAGGGCTTCAAAATGGCACAATCCGCTGAAACTATTCCTGCCCCCCACCATGTGGAGGATAAACCAGTGTCAAATCAA ACTAATCACTTACATACAATATCCCCCAAAACTGATGAATCTGAAAGTGGTGAATGTGAAGAATCCACTTGTTGGACTTGGAGAGTGCTGAAAATTGTTGGTATTGCCGTTGGTGCTGGTTTTATCTTCAGCCTTTTCTCCCCAGTTTTATTTTACTTCATAATACTTAATATTGGATACCTTATTTATG gaatTACATTTCTGCTTATGGCTGCCAGGTGCAAAGCAGAAAAAGGAAGCCAGATTGGAGAGAAGTTATGTACAGCATGTCAAGATATAGCTGGATCTTCTTTACAAAACTTGTTTTCGCCTTTCCCGCTTTTCCTTGCATGGGTGGGCTCTGGCTGCCTTGTGGGTTGGCTAGTGTGGCCTTTTTACTGA